The DNA region CGGCTGAGGCCGGCACGGTGGGCCCGCCCCTCTCTTCGCCGAGGGGCGGGCCCACCCGGTCCGGGCCGCCCGGGGGACAGGGAACAATGGGGGCGTGAACGAGCCCATACCCGTCCTCCGCGCCACCGACTTCGGGACCGCCCGCCTGATGCCCGACGTGGACCGCGAACGGGCCTGGCTGCTCACGGTCGACGGGGCCCCGCAGTCGTACGTCGACCTCGACGAGCCGGAGTACCTGGAGTTCGAGTACGTACGGCGGCTCGCCCACGTCGTGGACGGGGCGGCGGACCCGGGCGCGCCCGTGGACGCCGTACACCTCGGCGGCGGGGCGCTCACCCTGCCCCGTTACGTCGCGGCGACCCGCCCTGGTTCACGGCAGGAGGTCGCCGAGGCGGACCGGGGACTCGTCCGCCTGGTCGGCGAGCACCTGCCGCTGCCCGAAGGGTCCGGGATCACCGTGCACGGCGCCGACGCCCGGGCCTGGCTCGAGCACGCGCCCGCCGGTTCCGCGGACCTCCTGATCGCGGACGTCTTCGGCGGAGCACGGGTACCGGCTCACCTGACGTCCGTCGAGTACGCGCGCGCCGCCGGGCGGGTCCTGCGGGCCGGAGGGACGTATGCGGCGAACCTGGCCGACGGTGCTCCCTTCGGCTTCCTGCGCTCGCAGCTGGCCAACTTCGCGTCGGTCTTCGGCGAACTCGCGCTGATCGCCGAACCGGCGGTCCTGCGCGGCCGAAGGTTCGGCAACACCGTGCTCGTCGCCTCGCGCGAGCCCTTGGACATCGCCACGCTGACCAGGCTCTGCGCCGCCGACGCGTTCCCCGCGAGGGTGGAGTGCGGTGCGGCGCTCGCCCGGCTCATGGGCGGCGCGCAGCCCGTACGGGACACCGAGGCGGTCGGCTCACCCGAGCCCCCCGACGGTGCCTTCGGCATCGGCTGAGACCTTGGCCGCCTGACCGGGCACCGCGCCGCCGCCACCCTGCACGCCGGCGGTGCGGCGCGTCAGGTTCCGTACGTCCGGGACGAGCAGCACCCCCGCCGTCACGAGCACGATCAGTGCGGCGCAGCCCCACAGTGCCTGGCTGCGGCCGGCCAGCGTCTCCACCGGACCGGCCGCCGCCGTGGCCAGCGGCACCATCGCCACCGAGCCGAACCAGTCGTACGCCGAGACCCGGGACAGCTTCTCCTCGGGGATCTCCTGATGCAGGGCCGTCATCCAGGAGACGCCGAACACCTCGATGGCGATGCCGGTCACGAACATCACGCCGCAGAGCGCGCCCACCGGCAGCGGGACCGCCAGCCCCGCCGACGGCAGGGCCAGCGGGAACACGCAGAGCGTCCCGGCCAGCAGCAGCCGGCGTGGCTTCCAGCGCGTCATCAGCAACGCCCCGCCCAGGGTGCCGACCCCGAACGCGGCGAGCGCGAACCCCCACGGGCGCGCCCCGCCCAACTCGTCGCGGGCCACCAGCGGCCCGTACACCGCCTCGGCGGCCCCGACGACGGCCACGACCACGGAGAACTGCAGGACGATGGCCCAGAGCCAGGGGCGGCTCGCGACCTCCCGCCAGCCGTCGCGCATGTCGGCGAGCAGCCCGCCGCCCGGCGCGCGGCCGGGGATGTGGCTGACGTCGAGGAAGGCGCGCAGCGTACCGGCGACGGCGAACGCCGCCGCGTCGACCGCCAGCACCCAGCCCGGGTCCATCGCCGCGATCATGGCGCCGCCGAGTGCCGCGCCGCCGATCGCGGCACCGTGCATGGACATCCGGAAGAAGGCGAAGGCGCGGGCGGCGTGCTCGCCGGTGACGCTGGACAGCAGCATGCCCTCGGCCGCCGGATTGAAGAAGGCCTGGCCGGTGCCGCACAGGGCGGTCAGCAGCATCATCTGCCACAGCCGTGCGTCGCCGGTCAGGACCAGCCAGGCGAACACCGCCTGGGAGGCGCAGTTGAGGGCATTCGCCGCAACCATCACCCGATGACGCGGCAGCCGGTCCGCGATCGCACCGCCGATCAGCAGGAAGAGCACGAGCGGAGCGGTGCGGGCGGCGGCGACCAGCCCCACGTCGCCCGCGTCGCCGCCCGACTCCAGAACCGCGAAGGCCGCCGCGATCAACGCGCCGTGGGTACCCAGGCTCGTGATGATCGCGGCGGCGGTCAGCAGACCGTAGTTGCGGCCCGCCCGCGGGGTGCGGGAAGCGGCGGGCGGGGCGAAGTCGGCGGAAGTCACCAGGGGACTATCCCCGCCCGCACCCCGGTCCGCCAAATGGCACGGACCGGCCCAGGACCGTCAGGGGGTCAGGAGGTGCTCTTCGCGAGGCGTACCGTGCTGAGGATCTTCTGGATCGTGGCGTCCGGGAGCTCGTCGTCCACACCGGCGTTGGCGTAGAGGACCCAGGTCGAGTACTCGCCCTTGGCGTTCTTGAAGCTGAACGCGGTCGACTTGCCGTCCGTGTCGCACTTGTTCTTCTTGGCCAGACCCGTGGCGGTGGCCGTCACGACACTGCCGGTCAGCCCCGACTCGGTCGTGTACGGCGCGGCCTTGCCGATCTTGACCTTCTCCTTGGGGTCCTCCTGGGCGTAGGCGGCCCACACCCAGTTGGCAGCCTCGTTGGTGGCGGCCTCGTCGGTACTCTTGGCGCCCTGGGCGCCCTTGGTGCCGACGCCCGCGAGGCCGGTGTCCTCCTTGGAGCCGTCCTTGTCGACGTCGTCGACGCACCACTTGCTCTTGTAGTAGGCCGGTGCGGAGAAGCCGGCGGCCGGCGGCCCGGTCGGGTCCTTCACGTCCTCGAAACCGGAGAACACACCGGTTCCGGCGACCTCCCAGTCACCGGGCACGTCGAACTGGGTGCCCCACTTCGGGTTGGTCACCACCTTCCAGCCGGGGACCGAGGGCGCGGCGTCCTCCCCGCCACGCGGGTTCGCCGCGGGGGAGGAAGGGGTGTCGGAGGCCTTCGCCGACGGCGAGGTCTTCTTGCCGTCCGCGACCTTCGAGCCGCCCTTGTCGTCGTCCTTCTTGTTCATGACGACGACTCCGGTGACGACGGCCGCCACCACGACCGCGGTGGCGGCGACGATCGCGACGATCGTCGTCTTCTTCCTGTCGTCCGGCTGCGGCCCGCCGGGCTGACCCGGCACGGCGTACTGCGGCACGGTGGGCTGCTGGTACGGGTTCGGCTGCGGATACCCCTGCTGATAACCCGGCTGCTGCTGTCCCGGCTGCTGGTATCCCGGCTGCTGATAGGGATTCGGCTGCTGGTACCCCGGCTGCTGGTACGGATTCTGGTCCTGCGGGTTCTGCTCGCCCCCGGGCGGCTGCTGTC from Streptomyces sp. B1I3 includes:
- a CDS encoding spermidine synthase encodes the protein MNEPIPVLRATDFGTARLMPDVDRERAWLLTVDGAPQSYVDLDEPEYLEFEYVRRLAHVVDGAADPGAPVDAVHLGGGALTLPRYVAATRPGSRQEVAEADRGLVRLVGEHLPLPEGSGITVHGADARAWLEHAPAGSADLLIADVFGGARVPAHLTSVEYARAAGRVLRAGGTYAANLADGAPFGFLRSQLANFASVFGELALIAEPAVLRGRRFGNTVLVASREPLDIATLTRLCAADAFPARVECGAALARLMGGAQPVRDTEAVGSPEPPDGAFGIG
- a CDS encoding MFS transporter, translating into MTSADFAPPAASRTPRAGRNYGLLTAAAIITSLGTHGALIAAAFAVLESGGDAGDVGLVAAARTAPLVLFLLIGGAIADRLPRHRVMVAANALNCASQAVFAWLVLTGDARLWQMMLLTALCGTGQAFFNPAAEGMLLSSVTGEHAARAFAFFRMSMHGAAIGGAALGGAMIAAMDPGWVLAVDAAAFAVAGTLRAFLDVSHIPGRAPGGGLLADMRDGWREVASRPWLWAIVLQFSVVVAVVGAAEAVYGPLVARDELGGARPWGFALAAFGVGTLGGALLMTRWKPRRLLLAGTLCVFPLALPSAGLAVPLPVGALCGVMFVTGIAIEVFGVSWMTALHQEIPEEKLSRVSAYDWFGSVAMVPLATAAAGPVETLAGRSQALWGCAALIVLVTAGVLLVPDVRNLTRRTAGVQGGGGAVPGQAAKVSADAEGTVGGLG